The region tccactaactctcttaacttacccgtaagggaccctacattccagctaactaaacggatcctagttggctcgactagctttcctacccttcgcacccgccgaggttggtgtgaagacccttgctcattttgcaccacactcgggcgccgatgtggcgcgccactaaggatgtgacgacccgatccttgctcacttgacaccgtgttCAGATCGCGACAcagcgcgtcacgggggtgacgacctggcccttgctcatttaacaccatacccgggttccgacatggcgcgtcgctaagagggttacgccccaacgggattcttttgggtttcatctccataaaagtggttaagtttttacattggctcgccgcgcctaacacaaccctcctcctttaccaggactTGGGACCTACTATGCTGGGACActaaaggcgccccaccataggcggagttaacATAATTCCTTTAGATACCTTCATCTTTTTTTAATTCATTGTTTTATAGTTCTTTGTGTCTTTTTGGGGAATTCTTAGCTGTGTAAAATGGTCTGACCTTTTGATATCATTGACGAGAGTGAATGCACATGCCATGTTTTGTTGTTTCTGACTTGTGCTCATTACTTCCATATCTACAGATCATCAACTAGAAAAGAATCTACCCAATTGGATGCTGAGCCATCTATACTCTATCAACAAGTTCCAGACGCTGGTTCTGGCAGGCACTTCGATGACGAGCAATTTCATCCAGTCTCCTTTCATCCAGATGGCGAGCAAACATTCACTATGTCATATAACAAGACCACCAGGGGAAGACCAGATGATCTTTTTGAAATGACCGCTTGCATAGTAGAACCTTCAATTAGCTATGTGGTCGACTCTTGCAATTTGTCAAATGATTCAGAAATGGATTATGTCCCGGTAATGGACAGTGGTACACATGCTAATGGTGTGAAAGAGAAGATGAGCCCACCAAACGTTGCAGATTCCAGCCTGGAGAGTGCTGATAGTGCTTATGTAGTTGATCAGCAGCAACATATCCCAACATGCCCTCCCATCTCTGAAAATATTTGCCAGGATGAAAATGACAACAAGAGGTCTAGCACCGATTCAGTGTCAAGCGAGGAAGCACCTTCCCCCGACTATCCATTCTTAAGGGTATCCAACGTCAGCCTTCCAGCAGCACCCATCAAAGTACAACTACAACCACCACTGATGCCACCATCTAAATTGCTTAATAAAAAGGGAAGCAACGAAAATGGAGATTCTGATGTCAATCGTAACtcagttgctgctgctgctgctatgaagGAAGCAATGGAATTTGCTGAAGCCAGATTAAAAGCTGCAAAAGAATTGATGGAGAGAAAAGGCGGCAGTTTTAAATTCCGTAAGCGACCAGCTCATAACAGAAGCACAAAATCAACTGAAATTAAGGAATGTAATGTACCTGAAGAAGTGCATCTGTTTGAAGAAAAGCTGAATATGAGAAGATTGGCAAAAGAGGGAAATCAAAGCAATGATATAGCTTTGCTGGATAAAAACATGGGCAGTGGTTCACTTAAGCCTGTTCATAGTGATCATGACAAAAAAGGCATTATATTACCAGGGAAGCCTCAGGAGATGATGCAAAATGGCAGTGATCTAGAACAATTAGGAGAGTGGACATCAGATGCTGATTTTTATGAATTGGTTAGCAATGATCAGAAATGCGGAACTAATGAAGATGCATGCAAAGGAGACAATGGTCTGATGACAAATTCCTTGGGCAAGCTTGAACGGTCTGAGAATGAAAAGTCAAGAGGCTTTGCAGGTCAGTCAAAAAGGTTTAGGAAATTGTGGGATCGTAACAACACAACATGTCTTCGAACTGAAAATGCAAATCAGGGAAAAGATGGTATAGATTCTGTGGAGGCTGAACAAAAGACTCCTAGGTCTCCAGAAGTTATGGAACATGTAAATCAGGGAAAAGATGGTATAGATTCTGTGGAGGCTGAACAAAAGAGTCCTAGGTCGCCAGAAGTTACTCCTTGTGATGAAAGGGTGACGTATCAAGAGCCCACCAAAGAAAATAATGGTCTGATGACAAATTCTTCCACCAAGCTCGACCAGTCTGAGAAAGTAAAGGAAGGGGGTTTTGCAGGTGAGCCGAAGAGGTTTAGAAAGTTGTGGGGCAGTAACAGTACAACAGTTCCGAGAACAGAACATGTAAATCTGGGAAAATACGGTATAGCTTTCGTGGAGGCTGAAGAAAAGGCACCTAGGTTTCCAGAAGTTCCTCCTTGTGATGAAAGGGAGGCATCCCAAGAGGCAACCGATTCCCATTTAAAACAATGTCCAGGGGTGGGGAATTCTCTAGGCCACGAAAATGATGCGCAATTTGAGATTTCATGCATGAATAATTTACCTGCAGAGGTCCATGCTGACCCAGAAATCTCCAGTACATTTTTGGAACCTTGTTTATCTGCAGGTCATGCCAATGGTAATGAAAATCATTCTGAAAGCACAGCTCTGGAAACTCCATTGGTAGGAAACTCTAACCAAGATGTCAACAGTAAAGAGGAACTTCAGCTTCCATGCATTGATGGGTTGCCTTGTACTTCAGCAAGGAGTCAGATTTTACAGGACCATTCTAATGTTATTAATGCTGATGAGATCAAGGAAATTGAAGCGAAAATACCAAAATTAGAAGAGCCTTCCAAATCTTATTTGAATTTTGAGGAAGAAAGGCTACTCAGTTTTGTTGATGAATCACGCCTACAGAACAAAAATGGAAGAGCAAATGAAGTAAATTCAGAATCACTCATCCATGAAAAAATGACAAAATTCGGGATTGAGGAGAAGGCTGATGCACATGAAGATTTTCAAGAGGGAGATATGGATCAGGTTGCTGGATCTGTTGAAGAGGAAGGTTATGTTACTTCAGGAAGTGGTATTGCTAATGAAAGTGAATATGAAGAAGCAGAAGCTGATATATTTGTAGGAGACATGGAATCAAATGTGAGAACATGTGGTAGTTTTGACAAAGATCCATATCAGTGCCAAGAATCACAAGGGTCATGGGGACCCCAAGATTTGGATAACAGAATGGACAGAGTCAGTGATACAATATCCCATGGAAAGGAAAGAGATACTAAAGAATGCTTGCTGGACAATGTTGAAAAGACAGTGGCAGAAGTACTAAACCATGACAGTAGGGAAGGGCAGAAATCCATGGAAACTGTTGTCTACATGAAGCCCAAAGATGCATGTCCAGAATTTAATGTAAGTAGTGACAGAGATGGTAATCTATTTGATTCTGCTGATGAACTTATCACTGATGATGGCAGTGATTATGCCATGAAGATGAGCACAATGTCAAATAATCTGCAGACTTCGTTTTCAGAAGCATGCTGTAGCATGCAGCACCTTTCTCAAAAACCTGAGTCTGTTTCTGCTGAGAAGGCTGATGAAAGCACTCCTGTTCTTGAAAATCTTGAAGTGGATTGCAGAGAAGCAGGTAGAGAAATTCCAACCAAAAATTGTACAGAGTCAGAAGAAGGGCAAAATATTGGAAGCGaaatagaagagagagagagagaagacaaTATATCAAATGTAAGGTTCATGGATCAGCAACCTTTTTACTTGGACAGTGACATTAGACCTAAGGCTGCAGAAGACACTGCTTCAGAAACTATTCTAAAATCAAGAGAAGAGAATCTTAATGTTCAGAGAACTAAAGTGAGGAATGCCATAAAAGAGGCTGAAGGAGAAGTCGAGAAGGAGGTAAGACTTGAtgaagagaaagaaaaagaatgCAAAATGGGAAAAGGGAAGGAACAAGATAAAGAAAGACGGAGAAGAGAGTTGGAAGAAGAGAAGGAACGGGAAATGGAGCGAGCAAAAGATAGGCTTGCTGTTCAGAGAGCTACAAGAGAAGCACATGAGAGGGCATTTGCAGAGGTTCGTGCTAAGGCTGAAAGAATAGCGTTAGAAAGGATCACCTCAGCACGTCAAAGAGCATCTGCAGAAGCTCACgagaaagaagagaaggcaactGCTCAAGCAGCTCTGGAGCAGGCTTCGAGAGAAGCTAGAATGAAAGCAGAACGTGCAGCAGTTGAGAGAGCAACTGCTGAAGCTCGGGAGAGGGCAATTGAAAAGGCAAAAGCTGCTGCAGATGCAAAGGAGCGAATGGGGAAGTTCAGGTCCTCTTTTAAGGATAGTTTTAAGGCACCTAATCAGGTAGCTGATGTCATTATGTATGCATTTTTTTTGTTGCATACGCAAACTAAATACTGTTCTAATCTGCATTCTTGACACAGGATAATCAACAGGAGGCATCGTTTCAGAAGGCAACTTACAATAAACATGGAAAAAGCATGGATTCTTGTGTTGAAGGTATTGCTAGAAATATATCCTACTGCAAGATAGTTCAAGTATTTGTGGCCAATCTTCTGTAATATTTCTGTAGTGTTATCTTATATGACACATGAGACTTGGCTTGCTTTGTCATGTTTGCTATTTATAGTAGTTGAGGTTGAATCAGCTCTACGACATAAAGCAAAATTGGAAAGGCACCAACGCACAGCTGAGCGAGCGGTATCCTCCAATGCTATTGCTATGTTGCCTTCTTTACTTGTTTGTTTTGCCTAGCCTGTG is a window of Miscanthus floridulus cultivar M001 unplaced genomic scaffold, ASM1932011v1 fs_857_1, whole genome shotgun sequence DNA encoding:
- the LOC136533329 gene encoding auxilin-like protein 1 isoform X1, producing MEDPLATAPPPPRRPHRERRHRRKASAAAAAALAAQSASSYGDVFGGPPRFAPPPPAFAAAGAGAGTTAPADYAEVFGGVAASCSIPYLDLPPAVASGDGAGAGAGGYCEIFGRFDFGDFAVPYEDMLPGAESLLEEIASPSGSSRSSTRKESTQLDAEPSILYQQVPDAGSGRHFDDEQFHPVSFHPDGEQTFTMSYNKTTRGRPDDLFEMTACIVEPSISYVVDSCNLSNDSEMDYVPVMDSGTHANGVKEKMSPPNVADSSLESADSAYVVDQQQHIPTCPPISENICQDENDNKRSSTDSVSSEEAPSPDYPFLRVSNVSLPAAPIKVQLQPPLMPPSKLLNKKGSNENGDSDVNRNSVAAAAAMKEAMEFAEARLKAAKELMERKGGSFKFRKRPAHNRSTKSTEIKECNVPEEVHLFEEKLNMRRLAKEGNQSNDIALLDKNMGSGSLKPVHSDHDKKGIILPGKPQEMMQNGSDLEQLGEWTSDADFYELVSNDQKCGTNEDACKGDNGLMTNSLGKLERSENEKSRGFAGQSKRFRKLWDRNNTTCLRTENANQGKDGIDSVEAEQKTPRSPEVMEHVNQGKDGIDSVEAEQKSPRSPEVTPCDERVTYQEPTKENNGLMTNSSTKLDQSEKVKEGGFAGEPKRFRKLWGSNSTTVPRTEHVNLGKYGIAFVEAEEKAPRFPEVPPCDEREASQEATDSHLKQCPGVGNSLGHENDAQFEISCMNNLPAEVHADPEISSTFLEPCLSAGHANGNENHSESTALETPLVGNSNQDVNSKEELQLPCIDGLPCTSARSQILQDHSNVINADEIKEIEAKIPKLEEPSKSYLNFEEERLLSFVDESRLQNKNGRANEVNSESLIHEKMTKFGIEEKADAHEDFQEGDMDQVAGSVEEEGYVTSGSGIANESEYEEAEADIFVGDMESNVRTCGSFDKDPYQCQESQGSWGPQDLDNRMDRVSDTISHGKERDTKECLLDNVEKTVAEVLNHDSREGQKSMETVVYMKPKDACPEFNVSSDRDGNLFDSADELITDDGSDYAMKMSTMSNNLQTSFSEACCSMQHLSQKPESVSAEKADESTPVLENLEVDCREAGREIPTKNCTESEEGQNIGSEIEEREREDNISNVRFMDQQPFYLDSDIRPKAAEDTASETILKSREENLNVQRTKVRNAIKEAEGEVEKEVRLDEEKEKECKMGKGKEQDKERRRRELEEEKEREMERAKDRLAVQRATREAHERAFAEVRAKAERIALERITSARQRASAEAHEKEEKATAQAALEQASREARMKAERAAVERATAEARERAIEKAKAAADAKERMGKFRSSFKDSFKAPNQDNQQEASFQKATYNKHGKSMDSCVEVVEVESALRHKAKLERHQRTAERAAKALAEKNMRDMLAQREQAEKHRLAEFLDPEVKRWSNGKEGNLRALLSTLQYVRVFAYRTSV
- the LOC136533329 gene encoding auxilin-like protein 1 isoform X2, producing the protein MEDPLATAPPPPRRPHRERRHRRKASAAAAAALAAQSASSYGDVFGGPPRFAPPPPAFAAAGAGAGTTAPADYAEVFGGVAASCSIPYLDLPPAVASGDGAGAGAGGYCEIFGRFDFGDFAVPYEDMLPGAESLLEEIASPSGSSRSSTRKESTQLDAEPSILYQQVPDAGSGRHFDDEQFHPVSFHPDGEQTFTMSYNKTTRGRPDDLFEMTACIVEPSISYVVDSCNLSNDSEMDYVPVMDSGTHANGVKEKMSPPNVADSSLESADSAYVVDQQQHIPTCPPISENICQDENDNKRSSTDSVSSEEAPSPDYPFLRVSNVSLPAAPIKVQLQPPLMPPSKLLNKKGSNENGDSDVNRNSVAAAAAMKEAMEFAEARLKAAKELMERKGGSFKFRKRPAHNRSTKSTEIKECNVPEEVHLFEEKLNMRRLAKEGNQSNDIALLDKNMGSGSLKPVHSDHDKKGIILPGKPQEMMQNGSDLEQLGEWTSDADFYELVSNDQKCGTNEDACKGDNGLMTNSLGKLERSENEKSRGFAGQSKRFRKLWDRNNTTCLRTENANQGKDGIDSVEAEQKTPRSPEVMEHVNQGKDGIDSVEAEQKSPRSPEVTPCDERVTYQEPTKENNGLMTNSSTKLDQSEKVKEGGFAGEPKRFRKLWGSNSTTVPRTEHVNLGKYGIAFVEAEEKAPRFPEVPPCDEREASQEATDSHLKQCPGVGNSLGHENDAQFEISCMNNLPAEVHADPEISSTFLEPCLSAGHANGNENHSESTALETPLVGNSNQDVNSKEELQLPCIDGLPCTSARSQILQDHSNVINADEIKEIEAKIPKLEEPSKSYLNFEEERLLSFVDESRLQNKNGRANEVNSESLIHEKMTKFGIEEKADAHEDFQEGDMDQVAGSVEEEGYVTSGSGIANESEYEEAEADIFVGDMESNVRTCGSFDKDPYQCQESQGSWGPQDLDNRMDRVSDTISHGKERDTKECLLDNVEKTVAEVLNHDSREGQKSMETVVYMKPKDACPEFNVSSDRDGNLFDSADELITDDGSDYAMKMSTMSNNLQTSFSEACCSMQHLSQKPESVSAEKADESTPVLENLEVDCREAGREIPTKNCTESEEGQNIGSEIEEREREDNISNVRFMDQQPFYLDSDIRPKAAEDTASETILKSREENLNVQRTKVRNAIKEAEGEVEKEVRLDEEKEKECKMGKGKEQDKERRRRELEEEKEREMERAKDRLAVQRATREAHERAFAEVRAKAERIALERITSARQRASAEAHEKEEKATAQAALEQASREARMKAERAAVERATAEARERAIEKAKAAADAKERMGKFRSSFKDSFKAPNQDNQQEASFQKATYNKHGKSMDSCVEVEVESALRHKAKLERHQRTAERAAKALAEKNMRDMLAQREQAEKHRLAEFLDPEVKRWSNGKEGNLRALLSTLQYVRVFAYRTSV